A part of Candidatus Stoquefichus sp. SB1 genomic DNA contains:
- a CDS encoding replicative helicase loader/inhibitor encodes MTEQETQQILKVLKTNYPNSFKSMSSEESYNYLSLWHEAFKNNDVILVIKAVKEIIYTDTREFAPNIAQVKSVIAKYNTSNLLESKQSLMKKYDNDFDDNYDYREDEMICLILHKMKDAQGDVLAECKHDFNKVTGHDYDTYMQKIFRKEVELC; translated from the coding sequence ATGACTGAACAGGAAACACAACAGATACTAAAAGTATTAAAAACAAATTATCCTAATTCATTTAAAAGCATGTCTAGCGAAGAAAGTTATAACTATTTGTCATTGTGGCATGAGGCATTCAAAAATAATGATGTCATATTAGTTATTAAAGCAGTTAAAGAAATTATTTATACAGACACAAGAGAGTTTGCTCCTAACATTGCACAAGTTAAGTCGGTGATTGCTAAATACAATACAAGCAATTTGTTAGAGAGTAAACAATCTCTAATGAAAAAGTATGATAATGATTTTGATGATAATTACGATTATAGAGAAGATGAAATGATATGTCTTATATTACACAAGATGAAAGATGCACAAGGTGATGTTTTAGCAGAATGTAAGCATGACTTTAATAAAGTAACTGGTCACGACTATGATACATATATGCAAAAAATATTTAGAAAAGAGGTAGAACTATGTTAA